The sequence below is a genomic window from Nocardia fluminea.
GAACTACACCAGCGACCCGGTCTTCCAGAAGATGGTCGGCTCCGACGACCCCAAACTGATTGTCCTGCACTGGATCGCGACCTTCGGCAACTCGCTGACCTGGGACGACCTCGGCTGGCTGCGCTCGATCACCGATCTGCCGCTGATCCTCAAGGGCATCTCGCATCCTGAGGACGCGCGCAAGGCGATCGACTTCGGCGCCGACGGCATCTACTGCTCCAATCACGGTGGGCGCCAGGCCAACGGTGGTCTGAGCGCGCTCGAGACCTTGCCCGCGGTCGTGGCCGCCTGCGACGACCGGGTGCCGGTGCTGTTCGACTCCGGCGTGCGCTCGGGCGCCGATGTGGTGAAGGCGCTCGGACTCGGCGCGACGATGGTGGGGCTCGGCAGGCCGTATGTGTACGCGCTGGCGCTGGGTGGTGTGCGCGGTCTGGTGCATCTGCTGCGCAGCTACGCGGCCGAAGCGGACCTGTTGATGGCGGTCAACGGCTACCGCGATGTGGCCGCGGTGCGCGAGAACATCCGCCCGACCACGCGCGGCAACGCCACCCTGCGCTGACGATATCGCGGCCCGGAATGCCCGCGCAGGAGGGTTTTTCGGGCCGTGTGGGCCGCTCGGGGGAGAACTTGTCGGTGCGGTGCGGCATCATCGGTGCGAAGACCACGCTGTAGCACCAACCCCCGGAGTCCACGATGTCCTCGCCGAGCACCAAGTCCGCATCCCGCCGATCAGCACCGCCGGTACTGACCGAGGCCGAGCTCGCGCGTATCGCAGGCGAACTCGCCGAGGGCAAACCGCCGATGGTGTGGTTCACCGCCGCCGCTGTCGGTGTCGCCGAGGGGAAGTCGGGCAAGGTCGTCGCGCTCGACGATCCGTCCGCAGGAGACTTCCTGCAGGTGCGGCCCACCGGTTCCAAAGATGTGCTCTCGTTCGGCCCGAGCGAGGTGACGCTGACCAAGCCGGCCCGCGGGACTACCGTAGCGCCGGGCGGATCCGCACGGACCCGCCCGGAAAGTGTCCCCGCGCCGAGTAACCGAAAGGACAACACTGTGACCCAGCCGTCGACTCTGCCGAGCGCTGCTACGCCCGCGCCGAGGTCGCTCGCCCCGGTATCCGATGACGCCCCCAAGCCCGCTCCGGCGGCGCCGCGGCCCGCGAAAGCCGCCCCGGTGCGCAAGGCGAAGGCCGCCGAGGTGACCGTCACGCTCACCGGCACCGCCGACGGGGAGTGGACCGTCGATGTGGTCAACGGCAAGAAGCGCAGTGTGAAGGGCATGGCTGTCAGCAGTGCCGCCGTTGCCCAGGCGGCGAAGATCCTGCATCCCGAGGTGGAGGAAGTGGTGGCCGGGATTCTGGAGGCTGCCCGGGGCGCGCAGCAGGCGAAGGTCGCGCAGTTGCAGGCCGAGCTGGAGGCGGCTCGCAAGCTGCTGGAGGAGCTGGGGGACTGAACTACTGGGCCACTCGCTGAATTCGCGGGGCGGCGGAGATGCGGTGGCGCGTAGCCGGCTTTCTGAGTTCGTCGTGGAAGCTCAGGCCGAGACCGTATTCCTTGGCGTGGTACATGGCCGCGTCGGCGGTGCGGATCAGGTCGTAGATCGTTGTCTCGGTGGGGCAAGTGGTCAGGCACGCGACGCCGATGCTGGCGGTGATGGGGATTTCCCCGCAGCTCAGTTCGAAGGGGCGCATGAAGGCGCCGAGGATGTGTTCGGCCAGCACGGCGGCTTCGGTGCGGGTGCGTGGTGCCAGGACGACGAATTCGTCGCCGCCGTAGCGGGCCGTGAGGTCGGCGCTGGCAGTGGTGCGGCGGATGCGGGACGCGGCGTTGGCGATGAGTTCGTCGCCGACGGCGTGGCCGTAGCTGTCGTTCACCATTTTGAAGCCGTCGAGGTCGATGAACAGCAGGCACAGCGGTTTCCCGGCCCACTGCTCGCGATAGCGGTGTGGCGCGCGCAGGAGCGCCGCCCGGTTGAACAGACCGGTGAGCAAGTCGTGGTCGGCCTGGTACTTGGCTCGTCGTTCGCTGCGCATGCTGCGGGCGATGGCACGTTCGCTGCGCACCAGCACACCCACCAGCAGCAAGGTGAGCAGCGCGCAGATCACCACCCGGTCGACCACCCCGAGCTCGGCGCCGACCACGCTCACCAGCGAGGCCGCCACCAGTGCCACCGCGATCATCGCGGCCCGCTGCCGCGAGCGGTGCGGGCCCACGTCCTCGGCGTCGCGCAAGGCACCCATCGTGGGTTGCACCGCGGCCAGCCCGGCCAGCAGGTACGCCCACTGCTGGGGCACCAGCGCGAATTCCGGATCGACCGCGATCGTGCCCGCGGCGGTGAGGCTTTCGATCATCCCACCGACGAGCACGGCGACCAGCGCCGCCTGCAACAACCGCAGCGATGTCTCCGAGCGAACCACCGTCGCCAGCGAGTGCGCGAGCACGGTGGCCAGCAGCGCGTGGATCACCGGATAGCTCGCGGCCAACACGGTGTCGACGAACCCGGTGCTGTGCCGCAGAATCGGCGAGATCAGGAACGTCCACGAGGCCAGCAGGGCGCTGAGCCCGATGAGCGTCGAGTCCAGCCACAGATCACGGGCATGGCGGAACAGGTGGGGCTGCAACCAGCCGACCGCCGCCAGGCCCAGACACAGCGAGGCGGCCAAGGTACACAGGTCGTCGACCGGGTGCCAGCCCGGGTGTAGTCCGAGCGCGCGGATGGCTGTGCCGGCGGCGAACAGCGGTACCGAAGCCGCCAGCAGGTACCAGGGCGCCCGGTGCGCGGGTCGGTGGCAGTAGATTCCGTACCCGATCATCGCCAGCGATCCCGCGACGACCGCGATGAGCAGCAGAAACGGCAGTGCCCGGCCGCCCGCCAACGGCGCGATCAGCACGGCCCCCGCCGCGCCGAACAGCACCACACACCGTCGCAGGCTCCCGTAGCGTGTCTCGCTGATGGTCATCAGCCCCCCTCGATCTCGCTGCGCACGCGACGAGCGTCGATCGAATGTGAGGCCGGTGAATCACTCGAAGTATCGGCCGAGAGCACCGAGTGTTGTTGTCC
It includes:
- a CDS encoding GGDEF domain-containing protein; translation: MTISETRYGSLRRCVVLFGAAGAVLIAPLAGGRALPFLLLIAVVAGSLAMIGYGIYCHRPAHRAPWYLLAASVPLFAAGTAIRALGLHPGWHPVDDLCTLAASLCLGLAAVGWLQPHLFRHARDLWLDSTLIGLSALLASWTFLISPILRHSTGFVDTVLAASYPVIHALLATVLAHSLATVVRSETSLRLLQAALVAVLVGGMIESLTAAGTIAVDPEFALVPQQWAYLLAGLAAVQPTMGALRDAEDVGPHRSRQRAAMIAVALVAASLVSVVGAELGVVDRVVICALLTLLLVGVLVRSERAIARSMRSERRAKYQADHDLLTGLFNRAALLRAPHRYREQWAGKPLCLLFIDLDGFKMVNDSYGHAVGDELIANAASRIRRTTASADLTARYGGDEFVVLAPRTRTEAAVLAEHILGAFMRPFELSCGEIPITASIGVACLTTCPTETTIYDLIRTADAAMYHAKEYGLGLSFHDELRKPATRHRISAAPRIQRVAQ
- a CDS encoding DUF6319 family protein, which gives rise to MSSPSTKSASRRSAPPVLTEAELARIAGELAEGKPPMVWFTAAAVGVAEGKSGKVVALDDPSAGDFLQVRPTGSKDVLSFGPSEVTLTKPARGTTVAPGGSARTRPESVPAPSNRKDNTVTQPSTLPSAATPAPRSLAPVSDDAPKPAPAAPRPAKAAPVRKAKAAEVTVTLTGTADGEWTVDVVNGKKRSVKGMAVSSAAVAQAAKILHPEVEEVVAGILEAARGAQQAKVAQLQAELEAARKLLEELGD